One Phaseolus vulgaris cultivar G19833 chromosome 4, P. vulgaris v2.0, whole genome shotgun sequence DNA window includes the following coding sequences:
- the LOC137837934 gene encoding uncharacterized protein encodes MASRKAIGFVGVDEFSLEMAFSAIRHGYDVQAFQINSPVIEDIVKLGGVRCSSPSEAGRDVTALVILISHIDQTNDLIFGDEGALRGLKPDTVLILRSTILPSLLHKLERDLAEIHEIAYVVDAYVSYGRSDDLNEKVIIASSGSLDAIARAQPVLSAMCEKLFTFEGEIGGGSKVKMVNVMLEGIHFINAVEALSLGAKIGIHPWIIYDIISNAAGNSWAFKNYLPLLLKGEVNHQILNTFVKELEIILNMSKSLTFPLPILAATHLQLIHGVSLVDSGDDVAAPIKVWEKVYGVNISDAEKADTYNPEQLASEFTTDSKSVRRVGFIGLGAMGFGMATHLLSSEFCVVGYDVYEPTQRRFTNAGGLIGNSPAEVSKDVDVLIIMVTNESQAENVLYGENGAVSALPAGASIILSSTVSPAYVSQLEHRLHDKYLKLVDAPVSGGVTRASLGTLTIMASGTDDALKSAGQVLAALSEKLYIIKGGCGSGSGIKMINQLLAGVHIASAAEAIAFAARLGLNTRLLFDFIAISGGTSWMFENRGQHMIDNDYTPCSALDIFVKDMGIVTRESSAWKVPLQLSTIAHQLYLAGSAAGWGRIDDAGVVKVYEMLTGVRVEGKIQAQRKDAMLHSLPPEWPEDHVLDIQTLKESNSKILVVLDDDPTGTQTVHDIEVLTEWTIESLVEQFRKSPKCFFILTNSRSLSSDKASALIKEICRNLDIAAKSIDSIDYSVVLRGDSTLRGHFPEEADAVVSVLGEMDAWIICPFFLQGGRYTIADTHYVDDSDTLVPAGDTEFAKDASFGYKSSNLRHWVEEKTNGRILASSVASVSIQLLRKGGPNAVAKHLCSLQKGTICVVNAASERDMTVFALGMIKAELTGKRFLCRTAASFVSALMGIISKPPILPSDLGIAREKNGGLIVVGSYVPKTTKQVEELKLQCGQFLKSIEVSVEKLAMSPMEEREEEISRTAELADLYLKVHKDTLIMTSRNLITGRTAAESLDINFKVSSALVEIVKRVTTKPRYIIAKGGITSSDLATKALGARCAKIVGQALAGVPLWQLGPESRHPGIPYIVFPGNVGNSTALAEVVKSWTYSIRFTSTKEILNNAEKGGYAVGAFNVYNLEGAEAVVSAAEEEQSPAILQIHPGALKQGGIPLVACCISAAKQASVPITVHFDHGTLKQDLVEALDLGFSSIMVDGSHLSFNENVAYTQFITLLAHSKNMLVEAELGRLSGTEDDLTVEEFEARLTDVNMASKFIDETGIDALAVCIGNVHGKYPASGPNLRVDLLKELHALSLEKGVHLVLHGASGLSEELVKECINLGVRKFNVNTEVRKAYMDSLITPKNDLVHVMASAKEAMKAVVAEKMHLFGSAGKA; translated from the exons ATGGCGTCTCGGAAGGCGATCGGTTTTGTTGGCGTTGACGAGTTCAGCTTGGAGATGGCGTTTTCCGCGATTCGCCATGGATACGATGTGCAAGCTTTTCAG ATAAATAGTCCCGTCATTGAAGACATCGTGAAGCTTGGAGGAGTTAGATGTTCAAGCCCTTCGGAAGCTGGGAGAG ATGTAACAGCTCTAGTTATCCTAATATCTCACATAGATCAAACTAATGACCTCATTTTCGGAGATGAGGGTGCTTTGAGAG GTCTAAAACCAGATACTGTTCTTATTCTGCGTTCGACCATATTACCATCACTTCTCCATAAACTGGAGAGGGATCTAGCAG AAATTCATGAGATTGCTTATGTTGTTGATGCTTATGTCTCTTATGGGAGATCTGATGATTTGAATGAAAAAGTCATA ATAGCATCATCTGGAAGTCTAGATGCCATTGCACGAGCACAGCCTGTTCTCTCTG CAATGTGTGAAAAGCTCTTCACTTTTGAGGGTGAAATTGGTGGTGGCAG CAAGGTTAAAATGGTTAATGTAATGCTCGAAGGCATTCATTTCATTAATGCAGTGGAGGCTCTCTCTCTTGGTGCCAAAATTGGAATTCATCCTTGGATAATCTATGATATAATTTCCAATGCTGCAGGAAATTCATG GGCGTTCAAGAATTATTTACCCCTTTTGTTAAAGGGAGAGGTTAATCATCAAATTCTGAACACTTTTGTTAAGGAGTTG GAAATCATTTTGAATATGTCCAAGTCACTTACTTTTCCACTTCCAATTTTGGCTGCTACTCATCTACAACTTATTCACG GGGTTTCGCTTGTTGATAGTGGAGATGATGTTGCAGCACCGATCAAG GTTTGGGAAAAGGTTTACGGGGTTAACATTTCAGATGCTGAAAAGGCTGATACGTATAACCCAGAGCAACTGGCATCTGAATTTACTACTGATTCTAAGAGTGTGAGAAGGGTTGGTTTTATTGGCCTTGGAGCTATGGGATTTGGCATGGCAACTCACTTACTGAGTTCAGAATTTTGCGTTGTTGGTTATGAT gTGTATGAACCAACTCAAAGACGATTTACAAATGCTGGTGGCCTGATTGGAAATTCTCCAGCTGAAGTGAGCAAAG ATGTTGATGTTCTCATAATTATGGTCACGAATGAATCACAAGCAGAAAATGTTTTATATGGAGAAAATGGTGCAGTTTCAG CTCTTCCAGCTGGAGCATCTATCATTCTCTCTTCCACGGTTTCCCCTGCATACGTGAGTCAGCTGGAGCATAGATTGCATG ATAAGTATTTGAAGTTGGTGGATGCCCCGGTTTCTGGTGGTGTTACGAGGGCCTCATTGGGAACTCTTACG ATAATGGCGTCAGGAACTGATGATGCCCTTAAGAGTGCTGGTCAGGTCTTAGCAG CCTTGAGTGAGAAGCTTTATATTATCAAAGGTGGTTGTGGTTCTGGAAG TGGTATAAAGATGATTAACCAATTGCTTGCTGGAGTTCACATTGCCTCAGCTGCTGAGGCAATAGCATTTGCAGCTCGGTTGGGTTTGAATACAAGACTGTTGTTCGATTTTATTGCAATTAGTGGAGGAACTTCCTG GATGTTTGAGAATCGTGGGCAACACATGATAGACAATGATTACACGCCATGTTCAGCACTTGATATCTTTGTGAAGGACATG GGAATTGTTACTCGTGAATCATCTGCATGGAAAGTTCCACTTCAGCTATCAACTATTGCTCACCAACTATATCTGGCAG GTTCTGCTGCTGGCTGGGGGCGGATTGATGATGCTGGTGTTGTCAAG GTTTACGAGATGCTAACTGGTGTAAGAGTTGAAGGAAAAATCCAAGCTCAAAGGAAAGATGCCATGTTACATTCTCTTCCACCAGAGTGGCCCGAAGATCATGTTCTTGATATACAAACACTAAAAGAAAGCAATTCAAAGATTTTAGTTGTATTAGATGATGATCCGACAGGAACACAAACTGTTCATGATATTGAGGTATTAACAGAATG GACCATTGAGTCACTGGTGGAGCAGTTTAGAAAAAGTCCAAAATGCTTTTTCATTTTGACAAACTCCAGGTCACTGAGTTCTGACAAG GCCAGTGCACTGATAAAAGAGATTTGCAGAAATCTGGACATTGCTGCAAAATCAATTGACAGCATTGACTATTCCGTAGTTTTGAGGGGAGATTCAACTTTACGAGGTCATTTTCCAGAG GAAGCAGATGCGGTTGTTTCAGTATTGGGTGAAATGGATGCATGGATAATTTGTCCCTTTTTCCTTCAAGGGGGTCGTTACACTATTGCAGACACACACTATGTTGATGATTCTGATAC GCTTGTTCCTGCAGGGGACACAGAGTTTGCTAAAGATGCTTCCTTTGGCTACAAATCTTCAAACCTGCGTCAT TGGGTAGAGGAGAAGACAAATGGCCGAATACTTGCAAGTAGTGTTGCATCTGTTTCTATCCAACTTTTGAGGAAAGGAGGTCCAAATGCAGTTGCTAAGCATCTATGCAGTTTGCAGAAG GGGACAATATGCGTAGTTAATGCAGCTAGTGAACGAGACATGACTGTTTTTGCTCTTGGAATGATCAAG GCAGAATTGACAGGAAAACGTTTCTTGTGTCGCACTGCTGCTAGTTTTGTCTCTGCACTTATGGGAATCATCTCTAAGCCACCAATATTGCCAAGTGATCTAGGAATAGCTAGAGAAAAGAATGGTGGTCTGATAGTTGTGGGATCCTATGTTCCAAAAACAACAAAGCAG GTTGAAGAACTCAAACTACAGTGTGGTCAGTTCTTAAAAAGCATTGAG GTATCAGTTGAAAAACTTGCAATGAGCCCTATGGAAGAGAGGGAGGAAGAAATCAGTAGAACAGCTGAATTAGCAGACTTATATCTTAAAGTTCATAAAGACACTTTAATAATGACCAGCCGAAATCTCATAACTGGAAGAA CTGCAGCTGAGAGTTTGGACATTAACTTTAAAGTGAGTTCCGCTTTGGTGGAAATAGTGAAAAGAGTAACTACAAAACCTCGCTATATTATTGCAAAG GGTGGTATTACGTCTTCAGACCTCGCTACAAAAGCCCTTGGTGCAAGATGTGCGAAGATAGTTGGGCAAGCACTTGCTGGTGTTCCCCTGTGGCAATTAGGCCCTGAAAGTAGACATCCTGGAATTCCTTACATTGTCTTCCCTg GTAATGTTGGTAACAGCACAGCATTGGCAGAAGTTGTCAAGTCCTGGACTTACTCAATCAGATTTACATCAACGAAAGAAATTCTTAAT AATGCAGAAAAGGGTGGTTATGCTGTTGGAGCATTTAATGTCTACAATTTGGAAGGAGCTGAGGCTGTTGTTTCTGCTGCTGAGGAAGAACAAAGTCCTGCTATATTACAG ATCCATCCAGGGGCCTTGAAGCAAGGAGGAATTCCCTTGGTTGCTTGTTGCATTTCTGCTGCAAAGCAAGCCAGT GTTCCCATTACTGTTCACTTTGATCATGGAACTTTAAAGCAGGATCTTGTGGAAGCTCTTGACCTG GGATTCAGTTCCATAATGGTTGATGGTTCACATCTTTCTTTCAATGAAAATGTTGCATACACACAATTTATAACATTACTGGCGCACTCAAAAAATATGCTGGTTGAAGCTGAGCTAGGAAGATTGTCAGGGACAGAAGATGATTTAACTGTAGAAGAGTTTGAAGCCAGACTAACAGATGTGAATATG GCATCAAAATTCATAGATGAGACTGGAATAGATGCTTTGGCAGTGTGTATTGGTAATGTGCATGGAAAGTACCCAGCAAGTGGTCCAAATCTCAGAGTTGACCTGCTTAAG GAGCTGCATGCTTTGAGCCTGGAGAAAGGAGTTCATCTGGTGCTTCATGGTGCTTCTGGTTTGAGCGAAGAACTTGTTAAG GAGTGCATAAATCTTGGTGTTAGAAAGTTCAATGTGAACACTGAAGTAAGGAAAGCATACATGGACTCTCTGATTACCCCCAAGAACGATCTAGTTCATGTCATGGCTTCTGCAAAGGAAGCCATGAAGGCTGTGGTTGCAGAAAAGATGCATCTCTTTGGTTCAGCAGGAAAGGCATAA